The Hevea brasiliensis isolate MT/VB/25A 57/8 chromosome 1, ASM3005281v1, whole genome shotgun sequence genome has a window encoding:
- the LOC131183321 gene encoding probable disease resistance protein At5g63020, translated as MGHVFSIQCGDALIGRCWDCVAGQALYVCQLEDNLQELETARDKLRELSNDVMRRVNSEETPQTVQLDRVGGWLSRVDATITEVNSLLNRATRERQKLCLAGCCSKNCKSTYMFGKSVSRSLKHVVGLMSEGDFKEVVERTLPEPVVVGNVNPTLGTETTLDEAWSYITGDEVRIVGIYGMGGVGKTTLLTKINNRFATISNNFDVVISAVVSKDLKPEKIQEQIWKRFGFLDKKWKKKSLREKAEDIFYVLSRKKFVLLLDDIWRRVDLEEIGVPLPTRQNRCKIVFTTRSCRVGGQMEAEKMIKVEPLAWEEAWALFQKKVGDIDFDIVPLAQDVAKECSGLPIALITIGRAMASKITKEEWEHALEVLRSPASSLLGMEDEVIPDMEVEVFVRLKFSYDGLLSDKVKFCFLYCSLFPEEFEIEKDDLVHYWIYENFCARNEAYSIIGTLVGACLLEEKGQHVKMHDVIRDMALLIACKYEKEKHKFFVEAGAQLTRVPEVGKWEVSKRMSLMANSFERIQEVPRCPDLLTLFLSDNRNLSGISDGFFQFMVENVGKTEIFELGG; from the exons ATGGGTCACGTCTTTTCAATTCAATGCGGTGATGCCTTGATCGGTCGTTGCTGGGATTGCGTTGCTGGACAAGCTCTTTATGTATGTCAGCTTGAAGACAATCTTCAAGAACTTGAGACTGCAAGAGATAAATTAAGAGAGCTGAGCAATGATGTGATGCGGAGGGTCAACAGTGAGGAAACTCCACAAACAGTGCAGCTGGATCGAGTTGGAGGATGGCTTTCAAGGGTAGACGCTACCATTACTGAAGTTAATTCTCTCCTCAACAGAGCTACGCGAGAAAGACAGAAATTGTGTCTCGCAGGCTGTTGCTCCAAGAACTGTAAGTCCACCTACATGTTTGGGAAAAGCGTTTCCAGAAGCCTCAAACATGTGGTTGGTTTGATGAGCGAAGGAGATTTTAAGGAAGTGGTTGAGAGGACACTTCCAGAACCAGTGGTAGTAGGAAATGTTAATCCAACATTGGGCACTGAAACTACCTTAGACGAGGCATGGAGCTACATCACGGGAGATGAGGTGAGAATTGTTGGCATATACGGTATGGGGGGAGTCGGTAAAACTACTCTTCTTACTAAAATCAACAACAGATTTGCCACTATATCTAATAATTTTGATGTTGTGATTTCGGCTGTGGTTTCTAAAGATTTGAAACCTGAGAAGATTCAAGAGCAGATTTGGAAAAGATTTGGCTTTTTGGATaagaaatggaaaaagaaaagcctcCGTGAGAAAGCGGAAGACATATTTTATGTACTGAGTAGAAAGAAATTTGTATTATTATTAGATGACATATGGCGGCGAGTTGACCTTGAAGAGATTGGGGTTCCTCTACCTACTAGACAAAACAGATGCAAGATAGTATTCACAACACGCTCTTGCAGAGTAGGCGGGCAAATGGAAGCTGAAAAGATGATAAAAGTAGAACCTTTGGCTTGGGAAGAAGCTTGGGCGTTGTTTCAGAAGAAGGTTGGGGATATTGATTTTGATATTGTTCCTCTGGCTCAAGATGTTGCTAAAGAGTGTAGTGGGTTGCCAATCGCGCTCATTACCATTGGTAGAGCCATGGCCAGTAAAATTACAAAGGAAGAATGGGAGCATGCTCTTGAGGTACTTAGAAGCCCTGCCTCAAGCTTACTAGGCATGGAGGATGAGGTAATTCCAGACATGGAGGTTGAGGTATTTGTAAGATTGAAGTTTAGTTATGACGGTTTGCTTAGTGATAAAGTTAAATTTTGTTTCTTATATTGTTCCTTATTTCCGGAAGAGTTTGAAATTGAGAAAGATGACTTGGTACATTATTGGATTTATGAGAATTTTTGTGCTCGCAATGAGGCATATTCTATAATTGGCACTCTTGTTGGGGCATGTTTATTGGAAGAGAAAGGCCAACATGTGAAAATGCATGATGTGATTCGTGATATGGCTCTGTTGATAGCATGtaaatatgaaaaagaaaaacataagtttTTTGTGGAAGCGGGTGCCCAATTAACTCGAGTACCAGAGGTTGGAAAATGGGAAGTATCAAAGCGGATGTCCTTGATGGCAAACTCCTTCGAGAGAATCCAAGAAGTTCCTAGATGTCCTGATCTTTTGACTTTATTTCTCAGCGATAATCGTAATTTGAGTGGGATCAGTGATGGTTTCTTTCAGTTTATGG TTGAAAATGTTGGTAAAACTGAAATATTTGAACTTGGTGGGTAA
- the LOC131179954 gene encoding probable disease resistance protein At5g63020 translates to MIPRGVISSLSSLQVLKMYNVGFLWVEELEDNILREKNKLIEELQCLEHLNELSSTIRSVSDLQSYVNTHTLVNCTRALWLNLFPSKQSLNIWWLANMKNLEDMVIIGGRNSEELGINVVMEEIEAHDAGGGLGNSMISRKTYFNSLHTLTLGGSLRLRDMTWVILAPNLTCLNVQVNEHIEEIISVEKLDDVQVGDENFNPFFKLQVLRLHVLPQLKSIYPKALSFPSLEKIEVNECPQLKKLPLNSSSANGGKVEIKAEEQWWKDVEWEDDSTKTTFLPCFVHSRSLWG, encoded by the exons ATGATTCCAAGGGGAGTCATATCCAGTTTATCATCATTGCAAGTTTTGAAAATGTACAACGTTGGTTTTCTTTGGGTCGAAGAATTGGAAGATAATATATTGAGGGAAAAGAACAAGCTAATAGAGGAGCTACAATGTTTGGAACACTTGAATGAATTGAGCAGTACAATAAGAAGTGTCTCAGATCTCCAGAGTTATGTCAACACCCACACATTAGTCAACTGTACTCGAGCTCTATGGCTTAATTTGTTTCCAAGTAAACAATCTCTCAACATTTGGTGGTTGGCAAATATGAAGAATCTAGAAGATATGGTTATAATTGGTGGAAGAAATTCAGAAGAGTTGGGTATTAATGTTGTAATGGAAGAGATAGAAGCACATGATGCAGGTGGAGGTCTGGGCAACTCAATGATCTCAAGGAAGACATACTTTAATAGCCTTCATACATTGACTTTAGGAGGAAGCCTCAGATTGAGGGATATGACATGGGTTATTCTAGCTCCAAATTTGACGTGTTTGAATGTGCAAGTGAACGAGCATATAGAAGAGATAATAAGTGTTGAAAAGTTAGATGATGTTCAAGTTGGGGATGAAAATTTTAACCCATTTTTTAAACTCCAAGTGCTCAGGTTGCATGTTTTACCACAACTGAAAAGCATATATCCCAAAGCCTTGTCCTTTCCCTCTCTAGAAAAAATCGAAGTAAATGAATGCCCACAGCTTAAGAAGCTGCCATTAAACTCGAGCAGCGCAAATGGAGGCAAAGTTGAGATTAAAGCAGAGGAACAATGGTGGAAAGATGTTGAATGGGAGGATGATTCTACTAAAACTACCTTTCTACCGTGCTTTGTGCATTCTCGCTCCCTTTG ggGATGA
- the LOC131183324 gene encoding probable disease resistance protein At1g12290 produces the protein MGNVLSIKCGDALSVRCWDCISGQALYVCQLEGNLQELETARDRLRELRNDVMRMVIGEGTPQTVQLDRVGGWLSRVDATIIEVNSLLNRATRERQKLCLAGCCSKNCKSTYMFGKSVSRSLKHVVGLMSEGEFKEVVISAPAVQLQANLEALRTSRRELWASKQDVKRKVDFEEGQQKKALQQVLLWLSMAEAMITEAEELERDGPQQVQKLLAGDISNYMFVGRVAKKLEDVIALKAKGDFKEVVERTLPEPVVVRNVNPTVGTESTLDEAWSFITGDQVGIFGIYGMGGVGKTTLLTQINNRFATISNNFDVLIWAVVSKDLKIEKIQEQIWKKIGFLDDQWEKKSLREKADDIFHALSRKKFVLLLDDIWQRVDLEEIGVPLPTRQNRCKIVFTTRSYRVGRQMEAEKMMKVKPLDWEEAWALFQKKVGDIDLDIVPLAQDVAKECRGLPIALITIGRAMASRITREEWKHALKVLRSSATSLPVMEDEVFQDMEVEVFVRLKFSYDSLSSDKVKSCFLYCSLFPEDFEIHKRGLVDYWICENFGDRNESYSIICSLVGACLLEEQGEHVKMHDVIHDMALWIACKYEKEKHKFFVEAGAQLTQVSEVGTWEGSKRMSLMANSFEKIHEVPRCPDLLTLFLSNNLLLREIGDGFFQFMDILNVLDLSGTCIRELPMGISKLNSLQYLNLSRTLIRQLPVELKMLVNLKYLNLFGTVNLNMIPRGVISSLSSLQVLEMYKVGIFEVKKGEDNILREDNMLIEELQCLEHLNVLSSTITTVSGLQSYVNTLTLLNCTRDLRLQLFPGPQSLNIWWLANMKNLGLIYIVGPSDLREPYVAVVMEEIETHDDAGGGLGNSMISRETCFNSLNTLKLSGRLRLKDLTWVILAPSLTHLSVGYIMHIEEIISVEKLDDVQVGDENLNPFFKLEDLNLEKLPKLKSIYPKALSFPSLKQIDVYKCPQLKKLPLNSSSANGGKVKIEAEERWWKDVEWEDDSTKTTFLPCFVPSRRGY, from the coding sequence ATGGGTAACGTTCTTTCAATTAAATGCGGTGATGCCTTGAGCGTTCGTTGCTGGGATTGCATTTCTGGACAAGCTCTTTATGTATGTCAGCTTGAAGGCAATCTTCAAGAACTTGAGACTGCAAGAGATAGATTAAGAGAGTTGAGGAACGATGTGATGCGGATGGTCATCGGTGAGGGAACTCCACAAACAGTGCAGCTGGATCGAGTTGGAGGATGGCTTTCAAGGGTAGACGCTACCATTATTGAAGTTAATTCTCTCCTCAACAGAGCTACGCGAGAAAGACAGAAATTGTGTCTCGCAGGCTGTTGCTCCAAGAACTGTAAGTCCACCTACATGTTTGGGAAAAGCGTTTCCAGAAGCCTCAAACATGTGGTTGGTTTGATGAGCGAAGGTGAATTCAAAGAAGTGGTTATCAGTGCCCCTGCTGTCCAACTTCAAGCTAATCTCGAAGCTTTAAGGACTTCAAGACGAGAATTATGGGCTTCAAAGCAGGATGTGAAGCGGAAGGTTGACTTTGAGGAAGGACAACAAAAGAAGGCGCTGCAACAAGTTCTATTGTGGCTTTCGATGGCGGAAGCGATGATAACCGAAGCAGAGGAGCTCGAAAGAGATGGTCCACAACAAGTTCAGAAATTGCTAGCTGGAGATATTTCCAATTACATGTTCGTGGGAAGGGTCGCCAAAAAATTAGAAGATGTGATTGCGTTAAAAGCCAAAGGAGATTTTAAGGAAGTGGTTGAGAGGACACTTCCAGAACCAGTGGTAGTAAGAAATGTTAATCCAACAGTGGGCACTGAAAGTACCTTAGACGAGGCATGGAGCTTCATCACGGGAGATCAGGTGGGAATTTTTGGCATATACGGTATGGGGGGAGTCGGTAAAACTACTCTCCTTACTCAAATCAACAATAGATTTGCCACTATATCTAATAATTTTGATGTTTTGATTTGGGCTGTGGTTTCTAAAGATTTGAAAATTGAGAAGATTCAAGAGCAGATTTGGAAAAAAATTGGCTTTTTGGATGACCAATGGGAAAAGAAAAGCCTCCGTGAGAAAGCAGATGACATATTCCATGCATTGAGTAGAAAGAAATTTGTATTATTGTTAGATGACATATGGCAACGAGTTGACCTTGAAGAAATTGGGGTTCCTCTGCCTACAAGACAAAACAGATGCAAGATAGTATTCACAACACGCTCTTACAGAGTAGGCAGGCAAATGGAAGCTGAAAAGATGATGAAAGTGAAACCTTTGGATTGGGAAGAAGCTTGGGCATTGTTTCAGAAGAAGGTTGGGGATATTGATCTTGATATTGTTCCTCTGGCTCAAGATGTTGCTAAAGAGTGTAGAGGGTTGCCAATCGCTCTCATTACCATTGGTAGAGCCATGGCCAGTAGAATTACAAGGGAAGAATGGAAGCATGCTCTTAAGGTACTAAGAAGTTCTGCCACAAGCTTACCAGTCATGGAGGATGAGGTATTTCAAGATATGGAGGTTGAGGTATTTGTACGATTGAAATTTAGTTATGATAGTCTGAGTAGTGATAAAGTTAAATCTTGTTTCTTATATTGTTCCTTATTTCCGGAAGACTTTGAAATTCACAAACGTGGATTGGTAGATTATTGGATTTGTGAGAATTTTGGTGATCGCAATGAGTCATATTCTATAATCTGTTCACTTGTTGGGGCATGTTTATTGGAAGAGCAAGGCGAACATGTGAAAATGCATGATGTGATTCATGACATGGCTCTGTGGATAGCATGtaaatatgaaaaagaaaagcacaaGTTTTTTGTGGAAGCGGGTGCCCAATTAACTCAAGTATCAGAGGTTGGAACATGGGAAGGATCAAAACGGATGTCCCTGATGGCAAACTCCTTTGAAAAAATCCATGAAGTTCCTAGATGTCCTGATCTCTTGACTTTATTTCTCAGCAATAATCTTCTTTTAAGGGAGATCGGTGATGGTTTCTTTCAATTTATGGATATACTAAATGTTCTGGACCTCTCAGGCACTTGTATAAGGGAATTGCCGATGGGAATATCAAAATTGAACTCATTGCAATATCTTAATCTGTCAAGAACGCTTATAAGGCAATTGCCAGTTGAGTTGAAAATGTTGGTTAATCTGAAATATCTGAACTTGTTTGGTACCGTCAATCTAAATATGATTCCAAGGGGAGTCATATCTAGTTTATCATCATTGCAAGTTTTGGAAATGTacaaagtaggtatttttgaggTAAAAAAAGGGGAAGATAATATATTGAGGGAAGATAATATGCTAATAGAGGAGCTACAATGTTTGGAACACTTGAATGTATTAAGCAGCACAATAACAACTGTCTCAGGTCTCCAGAGTTATGTCAACACCCTCACATTACTCAACTGTACTCGAGATCTACGCCTTCAATTGTTTCCAGGTCCACAATCTCTCAACATTTGGTGGTTAGCAAATATGAAGAATCTAGgacttatatatatagttggTCCAAGTGATTTAAGAGAGCCGTATGTTGCTGTTGTAATGGAAGAGATAGAAACACATGATGACGCAGGTGGAGGTCTAGGCAACTCAATGATCTCAAGGGAGACATGCTTTAACAGCCTTAATACATTGAAATTAAGTGGAAGGCTCAGATTGAAGGATCTGACATGGGTTATTCTAGCTCCAAGTTTGACGCATTTGTCTGTGGGCTACATCATGCATATAGAAGAGATAATAAGTGTTGAAAAGTTAGATGATGTTCAAGTTGGGGATGAAAATTTGAATCCATTTTTTAAACTAGAAGATCTCAACTTGGAAAAATTACCAAAATTGAAAAGCATTTATCCCAAAGCCTTGTCCTTTCCCTCTCTAAAACAAATCGATGTATATAAATGCCCACAGCTTAAGAAGCTGCCATTAAACTCGAGCAGCGCAAATGGAGGCAAAGTTAAGATTGAAGCAGAGGAACGATGGTGGAAAGATGTTGAATGGGAGGATGATTCTACTAAAACTACCTTTCTACCGTGCTTTGTGCCTTCTCGCCGTGGGTATTGA